GAAATCCTCTTCCTTCGGAGGCTCGGCCTCTTCGCCCCATTCGGCCGGGGCGCGGCCGCCGCGGGTCGCGTAGAGCATCTTCTCGATGTCACGCACCTCCTCAATCGCCGCGATGTGCGCGCGGTGGAGCTCGTCCGCGCGACCCTTGACCTCGATGAGCCGGGCCTGCACCTCGTCGGCCTTGCGTCGGAGCTCGTCGACCGACTCGTACAGAGCGACCATCGCCTCGTGGGCGTTCTGAGCCGCCTCGGCGTTCTGACCGACGGCCGCGTGGTGTTTCTCGGCCTCGACCCGGGCCTCGTTCATGGCCTGCAGTGCCTGATCGACCTCGGGATCGCGGCGCAGCTGCTCGTCCTGCTCCCGGATCGCCTGCTCGAGGCGCTTCATCTCCTCGATGAGGCGCTTCTCCTGCTCGGTGGTGTGCGCCGTCGTCATGTGGCGGAACTCGAGCTCCTTGAGCTCCTTCTTCATCCGCCAGACGGGGACGGCTCCGGGGCGCGGTTGGCGGTTGCGCTTGAGCTCCTGGACCCGGTCGCTGGTCTCCTGGAGCTTGCGGTTCCACTCCTCGCGGAGGGCCTTCTCCTCCCGGACCTGCTCGTTCAGCTCGTCCCGGTGCCGCCGGTGATCCTGCGCCTCCGCGCTCTTCGCGTGGAGCTCGTCGAGGATGCGGCCGCGCTCGTCCGCGATCTGACGGGCCTCCGCGTTGAGCCGGTCGCGCGCCGCCCGGTGCTCGTCCGCCCGCTGATTGGATTCGATGCGCTTGCGTTCGAGCTCTTGCGTAGCGTCGGCCAACCGACCACCTCCGACCGGCGCTCCCGATAGGGACCGGGGCATCGTTCGAGAGAGGCGGCCGATATAAGGGCTTCTCGTGAATCCCGCGGCGGGTCGAAGGCGGAGGCACGGCCGGATGCTTCCTCGGTCGCGGCAGGCTAATATCGGGCGGCCCGCTGAATTGGGGCGTGGAGGAGGTCGGCCGCATTTTCGGAGACGTCGGTCTCGGTCGCTTCCAGCTCAGCCTCACCCATCCGGTCGAGCGGGGCGACTACCTGTGCGTCGAGGACGACCTGCACGGCAGCGTGCTCTGCCAGCTCGACGATCTCCAGCGCAAGAGCGATCTCGACATCGAGCGCGCGCGCACCCTCGTCTCCGCCGACGAAGCGTCGATCCGCGAGAACCTGCTCGGCATCGCGCGGATCGTCGGGTTTCGGGACCCCCAGGGTCTCGTGAAGATCCCCACGATCCCCTTCCGCCCCGGCGCTCGGGTCTACCGCGCCGAGGACCCCCTCATCGCCAAGGTGCTCGGCCTGAGCCACCACACGAACTCCGGCGCGTACATCGGACTCCTGCGCAACCACGACCTTCGAGTGGAGCTGGACATCAACCAGCTCGTCCAACGCCACGTCAGCGTGCTGGCCAAGACGGGCGGTGGGAAGAGCTACCTCCTCGGGGTCCTCATCGAGGAGCTGCTGCGCCACAAGGTCACGTGCGTCATCATCGACCCCCACGGGGAGTACAAGTCGCTGCGAACGCCGGCCGACAAGAACGGCGCGCATCACCGCTTCGGCGTCGAATCGCAAGGCTTCTCCCGCCAGATCCAGGAGTACTCGCCCGACGTCTCCCTCAACCCCTCGGCGAAACCGTTGACGTTCTCGCTGCACCACCTCGAACCGCGCGAGCTGCTGGTGTTCATGGGGCTGACGAACATCAAGACGTTCCTCGCCCCGCTCAAGCAGCTCATCGAGCGCGTCTCGACAGCGAACCCGGACTACACCGTCGCCGATCTCGTCCGCGCCGCGGAGAGCGGCGAGGGGGCGATCGCGGAGACGCTCCACGAGCGCCTGCTCTACGTGGAGCAGACCAAGCTCCTGGGACCCCAGGGCACGAGCCTGAGCGATCTCGTGAAGAAGGGAGAGGCGACGCTGATCAACCTGCGCGGGGTCGCACCCGACGTGCAGGAGCTGGTCGCCGCCCGGATCTCGTCGACCCTGTTCGAGAACCGGAAGAAGGGCAAGATCCCACCGCTCTTCCTCGTCATCGAGGAGGCGCACAACTTCGCTCCCCAGCAGGGTCAGGTGGTCTGCTCTCGGATCCTGAAGACGATCGCGAGCGAGGGCCGCAAGTTCGGTCTCGGTCTGTGCGTCGTCACCCAGCGCGCCGCGCGCATCGACAAGAGCGTCCTGAGCCAGTGCAACACCCAGCTCATCCTCCAGGTGACGAACCCGCTCGACCTGCGCGCGATCAGCCAGTCCATCGAGGGGCTCACCGCCGGGATGACGGAGATGATCCAGTCGCTCCCGGTCGGGGTGGCCCTGATCACCGGAGGGGGCTATCACACCCCGCTCTTTTGTGAGATCCGACCCCGCGCGACCCGGCACGGCGGGGAAAGCGTCCAGATCGTCGAGAACTGAGGCGCGATCGCGCCCTAGCGGGCGTAGTCGATCAGGAACCGGGTGACGAGTCGTACGCCAAAGGCGGTCGCCCCGATGCCCTGGTACGCCGGCTGGAGCCGCCGGGTCGTGATCGTAGTGTACGCTGCGCCGGCGATGTCGAGGTGAGCCCACGGCCCCGATCCGGCGAAATGTTCCAGGAACGCTCCGGCCGTCAGCATCCCCGCGAGCGGGATCTCGATGGAGTTGCGCACGTCGGCGACCTCGCTCTTGACCAGCTCCCGGTGGTAGTCGGTGAGCGGCATCCGCCATACGGGCTCGCCCGTCGCCTTGGAGGCCGCGAGGATCCGCGTCGCGAGGCGGTCGTTGTTCGACAGGAGCCCGGCCATATCATCCCCGAGAGCGACCACCTGGGCCCCGGTGAGGGTCGCCAGGTCCACGACGGCGTCCGGGTGGAACTGATCGACAACGAACGCGAGCGCGTCGGCGAGGACCACGCGGCCCTC
The Thermoplasmata archaeon DNA segment above includes these coding regions:
- a CDS encoding ATP-binding protein, with the protein product MEEVGRIFGDVGLGRFQLSLTHPVERGDYLCVEDDLHGSVLCQLDDLQRKSDLDIERARTLVSADEASIRENLLGIARIVGFRDPQGLVKIPTIPFRPGARVYRAEDPLIAKVLGLSHHTNSGAYIGLLRNHDLRVELDINQLVQRHVSVLAKTGGGKSYLLGVLIEELLRHKVTCVIIDPHGEYKSLRTPADKNGAHHRFGVESQGFSRQIQEYSPDVSLNPSAKPLTFSLHHLEPRELLVFMGLTNIKTFLAPLKQLIERVSTANPDYTVADLVRAAESGEGAIAETLHERLLYVEQTKLLGPQGTSLSDLVKKGEATLINLRGVAPDVQELVAARISSTLFENRKKGKIPPLFLVIEEAHNFAPQQGQVVCSRILKTIASEGRKFGLGLCVVTQRAARIDKSVLSQCNTQLILQVTNPLDLRAISQSIEGLTAGMTEMIQSLPVGVALITGGGYHTPLFCEIRPRATRHGGESVQIVEN